The Xylophilus rhododendri region GTTGAGGACCCAGGAGGATCCTGCCTGGTGTTTTGGGTACGACGTGTTCGAGGCGGCCCTGGTTTGAGATGAGGAGCGTGGTGCAGAGGACATTCCCGCCCTGAGCGCTCGCCCCTCAAGCAGCGCCGAGCCGACTCATCCGCAAGGAGCGCAGGCGCTATGGCACGATCCCGCCATGGCCGAGCCGTCCCGACGCATCCCTTACCGCAGCTGGCCCGGCGCCCTGGCCGTGCTGCTGGCCATCCTGGTGTATGTGGGCGGGCTGATGGCCTGGGACCGGCACACGCCGGGCAGCTGGCCGCTGGCCAGCGGCGAGACCATCGAGGTCGGCCCGGTGCGTTTCATCCCCGCCGAAGACTGGCGCATGGATGTGGCCCGCTCGCGCGCCGGCCGCTCGCTCACCCTGTTCAAGGGCGGCCACCGCTTCGTGGTGACAACCGGCGAATGGGCCGGCGGCCCGGAAGGCCCGGTGCGCCGCCAGCGCCGGCTGATGGAGCGCGGCCAGGGCCTGAGCATCGACGGCGATCCCTCCCGCTTCTTCAACAGCTGGGGCCTGGGCGGCGACACCTTCGCCTATTACGGCGCGCAGCTGGCCGGCCGCTTCTGGCAGGTGGTGGACCCGCGGCGCCGGCTGCTGGTGCAGGTCGACTGCTACGGCCCGGCCGAGGGCCTGAACGAGGCCTTGGCCGATGCGCGTGCCATGGTCGATTCGATGGACCTGGACGCACTGTGAAGCTCTACGCCTTCGACAGCGGCGGCGGCTGGCCGGTCGGCACCGACTCCTTCTTCCAGCCGCGCCGCGCGGCCTTCTGGGTGCTGGTGGCGCTGATCGTCAACGGCCTGTTCTACACCTCGCACATGTTCTCCACCGGCCTGAAGGTGGTGCCGGTGACCGTGCTGCTCGGGCTGCTGGCCTGGGCCGGCTACACCCTGGCCTTCGTGCTGGCGCTGCGCCTCTTCGACCTGCTGGAGCAGCATCCGCCGGAAGCCTTCGTGCTGGCCTTCTGCTGGGGCGGGCTGGGCGCGGTGTTCTTCGCGGTGCCGGCCAACGCGGCCTTCCAGAGCCTGTGCGGCAAGCTGGTGTCGCCCGAATTCGTGGCCGCCTGGGGCGCCGCGCTGGCGGGGCCGAGCACCGAGGAATTCCTGAAACTGGCCGGCGTGATCCTGCTGGTGCTGGTGGCGCGCAACCAGTTCCAGACGCATCTTTCGGTGCTGGTGGTGGGCGCCATGGCGGGGCTGGGTTTCCAGGTGGTGGAGAACCTCAGCTACACGGTCAATGCCTCGCTGCATTTCCCGCTGGAGAGCCAGCTCGATCCGGTCTGGCTCAACCTGCTCACACGCGGGCTGCTGGCCGGTTTGTGGACCCATGCGGCCTACACCACCGTCGCCTCCTACGGTCTAGCGTGGTTCCTGCTGCATCCCGAACGCTCGCTGGCGCGGCGGCTGGGTGTGGCCCTGCTGTGTTTCTTGCTGGCCTGGGGCTGCATTTCGTGTGGAACTCTCCCTGGCTGGAGGACCTGTTCGACGGCGGCAATACCGGGCTAGTGCTGCTGTCCCTGCTCAAGGGGCTGCCGGTATTGCTGGCGGCCGGGCTGGTGTGGCGGGTGGCGGCGCGCGAGAACGGCGCCTGGCTGCATGCGCTGGCGGCCTATTTCGTGCCCGAGCGGGAGCTGATCCGCAACGAGGAATGGCTGCGGCTGGGCGCGCCGCTGCTGCGGCTGCAGGCGCGCAGGGAG contains the following coding sequences:
- a CDS encoding PrsW family intramembrane metalloprotease, encoding MKLYAFDSGGGWPVGTDSFFQPRRAAFWVLVALIVNGLFYTSHMFSTGLKVVPVTVLLGLLAWAGYTLAFVLALRLFDLLEQHPPEAFVLAFCWGGLGAVFFAVPANAAFQSLCGKLVSPEFVAAWGAALAGPSTEEFLKLAGVILLVLVARNQFQTHLSVLVVGAMAGLGFQVVENLSYTVNASLHFPLESQLDPVWLNLLTRGLLAGLWTHAAYTTVASYGLAWFLLHPERSLARRLGVALLCFLLAWGCISCGTLPGWRTCSTAAIPG